One genomic segment of Gasterosteus aculeatus chromosome 6, fGasAcu3.hap1.1, whole genome shotgun sequence includes these proteins:
- the LOC120820843 gene encoding 1-phosphatidylinositol 4,5-bisphosphate phosphodiesterase beta-1 isoform X1 — translation MASAQPGVHALKLQPPFVSQTLRNGSNFIKWDEDLSTVTPVTLHVDQHGFYLYWTDQNKETELLDLTIVKDVRTGRSTKTPKETKLRELLDIGNLVGRLENRMVTVVTASDLVNVNQLNFIASQEDEAKVWCEELFSLSSNLLSLNLNRDQSLLKAYVRLTLQPNAEGRIPVKNIVRLFSADRKRVETALENCRLPYGRGDGIKLEDLTLEVYRSFLDSLCPRPELSNIFKLQGWGDGTLSLDQMTEFVNNKQRDPRLNEILYPPLRPAQTLALMERYQQDPAQLEQGVITLQALSSYLSSDENGVIPPEKLDQSEDMSYPLSHYIINSSHNTYLTAGQLAGSSSVEMYRQVLLAGCRCVELDVWKGRTAEEEPVITHGFTMTSEIPFKEVIEAIAECAFKTSPFPVILSFENHVDSLKQQAKMAEYCQSIFGDALLIDPLDKYPLESGVPLPSPQELMGKILIKNKKSHKPPNNTDAKRPADQPANQSSEPAFPSNNAGEIEAESEEEDDDEDDDGKKGSAEREAVATEEMSTLVNYVQPTKFNSFEASKKAARCYHMSSFVETKALEHLTKSPVEFVEYNKSQLSRIYPKGTRVDSSNFMPQLFWNAGCQLVALNYQTIDLSMQLNLFMFEYNGRCGYRLKPEFMRRPDKHFDPFTENTVDGIVANTLSVKVISGQFVTERRVGVYVEVDMFGLPADTRRKALKTKTSQNNNAVNPVWDEEPIVFKKVILPTLASLRIAAFEEGGKFIGHRIIPVSAIRPGYRYISLRNEKNQPLILPAVFVHIEVKDYVPDTFADVIEALSNPIRYVNLLEQRSKQLAALTLEDVEEDQQTEDEADSCAERKSDVRPALLENGLSPAPGPAGHAPMATTPKAAAANQQAAATEASKPAAKTEDLVLSVLIDVPACTIEGLQLSKVYQKEQRRQFKELKELVRRHQKKLSELLREFSNKHKKVARQCSKSRYPLPGPPRCAPRFPAFFFSFVRCARVLTLHAFFRASCSQSDKDERLQQLRDEQQQQLLALRQEQYYSQKYLQREHIKMLTERLSSLAEESHSGQMKKLKDVCDKEKKELKRQMDRRRTEKINQAKTKEKHLAEEEKMEINKSYVNEVVQNIKRLEETQTKRHDQLVEQHTELLQEIQDQKPKLQGAVEAEFQEKFQCLPGEIEDFLQDRKTEVRGHSRSRPSTPHEPLSEED, via the exons TGCGGGAGCTGCTGGACATCGGGAACCTGGTCGGCCGCCTGGAGAACCGGATGGTCACCGTGGTTACGGCCTCGGACCTGGTGAACGTCAACCAGCTCAACTTCATCGCCTCGCAGGAGGACGAAGCCAAG GTGTGGTGTGAGGaactcttctctctgtcttccaACCTGCTGAGCCTCAATCTCAACAGAGACCAAAGTCTGTTGAAAGC GTACGTCCGGTTGACTCTGCAGCCCAACGCAGAGGGGAGAATCCCCGTGAAGAA CATCGTTCGACTGTTTTCAGCAGACAGGAAGAGGGTGGAGACCGCCCTGGAGAACTGCAGACTGCCCTACGGACGG GGCGACGGGATCAAACTGGAGGACTTAACGCTGGAGGTTTACAGGAGCTTTTTGGACAGTCTGTGTCCTCGTCCGGAGCTCAGCAACATCTTTAAACTGCA AGGATGGGGCGACGGCACGCTGTCGCTCGACCAGATGACGGAGTTCGTCAACAACAAGCAGAGGGACCCGAGGCTCAACGAGATCCTCTACCCGCCTCTGCGCCCGGCTCAGACGCTCGCTCTGATGGAGCGGTACCAGCAGGACCCGGCCCAGCTGGAGCaag GCGTCATCACGCTGCAGGCGCTGTCCAGCTATCTGTCCAGTGACGAGAACGGAGTCATCCCTCCAGAAAAGCTGGATCAGTCCGAGGACATGAGCTACCCGCTATCCCACTACATCATCAACTCCTCGCACAACACCTACCTGACAG CGGGCCAGCTGGCCGGGAGCTCCTCGGTGGAGATGTACCGGCAGGTTCTCCTGGCCGGGTGCCGCTGCGTGGAGTTGGATGTGTGGAAGGGACGGACCGCCGAGGAGGAGCCCGTCATCACGCACGGGTTCACCATGACGTCGGAAATCCCATTCAAG GAAGTGATTGAAGCCATCGCAGAGTGCGCCTTCAAGACGTCTCCGTTCCCCGTCATACTCTCCTTTGAGAACCACGTGGACTC CTTGAAGCAGCAGGCGAAAATGGCTGAATATTGTCAATCTATTTTCGGAGACGCTCTGTTGATTGACCCTCTGGACAAATACCCC ctggaGTCCGGCGTCCCCCTGCCGAGTCCTCAGGAGCTGATGGGCAAAATTCTCATCAAGAACAAGAAATCCCACAAACCCCCGAACAACACGGACGCCAAGCGCCCGGCGGACCAgccggccaatcagagcagcGAACCGGCGTTTCCTAGTAACAACGCCGGAG AGATCGAGGctgagagcgaggaagaggatgatgacGAAGATGATGATGGTAAAAAG GGCTCCGCCGAGCGGGAGGCGGTGGCCACGGAGGAAATGTCAACTCTGGTAAACTACGTCCAGCCGACCAAGTTCAACTCCTTCGAAGCGTCCAAGA aggCAGCCCGCTGTTACCACATGTCATCTTTCGTGGAGACCAAAGCTTTGGAGCACCTCACAAAGTCCCCGGTGGAGTTCGTAGA ATATAACAAATCTCAGTTGAGTCGTATTTATCCAAAAGGGACCAGAGTCGACTCGTCCAACTTCATGCCGCAGCTCTTCTGGAACGCCGGCTGTCAACTCGTGGCTCTCAACTACCAAACGATAG ATCTGTCCATGCAGCTGAACCTCTTCATGTTCGAGTACAACGGGCGGTGCGGCTACAGACTGAAGCCGGAGTTCATGCGGCGACCCGACAAACACTTTGACCCCTTCACAGAAAACACGGTGGACGGCATCGTGGCCAACACCCTCTCTGTGAAG GTCATTTCGGGCCAGTTTGTGACGGAGCGGCGGGTGGGGGTGTACGTGGAGGTGGACATGTTTGGACTCCCCGCGGACACCAGGAGGAAAGCGCTGAAGACCAAAACGTCCCAGAACAACAACGCCGTCAACCCGGTGTGGGACGAGGAGCCCATCGTCTTCAAGAAG GTGATTCTCCCCACTCTGGCCTCCCTGAGAATCGCCGCCTttgaggaaggagggaagtTCATTGGTCACCGGATTATTCCAGTTTCCGCCATAAGGCCCG GTTATCGGTACATCAGCTTGAGGAACGAGAAGAACCAGCCTCTGATTCTACCGGCCGTGTTCGTCCACATCGAGGTCAAGGACTACGTGCCGGACACCTTTGCAG ATGTGATCGAGGCTTTGTCCAACCCCATCCGATACGTCAACCTCCTGGAGCAGAGGTCCAAACAGCTGGCGGCCCTGACcctggaggacgtggaggaggaccAGCAGACGgag GACGAGGCGGACAGCTGTGCAGAGCGAAAGAGCGACGTCAGACCGGCGTTGCTGGAGAACGGGCTCAGCCCTGCCCCCGGCCCCGCGGGCCACGCCCCCATGGCCACCACGCCCAAGGCTGCCGCGGCCAATCAGCAAGCAGCCGCGACGG AAGCATCCAAACCAGCTGCAAAGACTGAAGACCTGGTTTTAAGTGTTTTAATAG ACGTGCCGGCGTGCACCATCGAGGGTCTGCAGCTGTCAAAGGTTTACcagaaggagcagagacgacagttcaaggagctgaaggagctggTGAGGAGGCACCAGAAGAAGCTCTCCGAGCTCCTCCGGGAGTTCAGCAACAAGCACAAGAAGGTGGCCCGACAGTGCAGCAAGAGCAGGTACCCCCTCCCTGGACCGCCGCGGTGTGCGCCGCGGTttcctgcgttttttttttcttttgttcgaTGCGCACGCGTACTTACGCTGCACGCGTTCTTCAGGGCCTCGTGCTCGCAGAGCGACAAAGACGAGCGCCTCCAGCAGCTGAgagacgagcagcagcagcagctgctggctcTGAGGCAGGAGCAGTACTACAGCCAGAAGTATCTACAGAGGGAGCACATCAAGATG CTGACGGAGCGGCTGAGCAGCCTGGCGGAGGAGAGCCACAGCGGCCAGATGAAGAAACTCAAAGACGTCTGCGATAA GGAGAAAAAAGAGCTGAAGAGGCAGATGGATCGAAGGAGAACAGAGAAGATCAACCAGGCGAAGACCAAAGAGAAACATCTGGCTGAAGA ggagaagatggagatcaATAAGTCCTACGTCAACGAAGTCGTCCAGAACATCAAACGG ctCGAGGAGACTCAGACGAAGCGCCACGACcagctggtggagcagcacaccgagctgctgcaggagatccAGGACCAGAAACCCAAG CTGCAAGGAGCCGTGGAGGCGGAGTTCCAGGAGAAGTTCCAGTGTTTGCCCGGAGAGATCGAAGACTTCCTCCAGGACAGAAAgacggaggtcagaggtcacagcaggTCACGGCCGTCGACCCCACACGAACCTCTATCGGAGGAGGactga